TTTTGTGCTGAatcagggaaaaaaacatgGGCGGTCTTCATGTTGACATTGGGCGGCCCGGATGTTGAGGTCTGGCTGGGCGCGGCCGGGTCAGAACTCACGCTGTATGGCCGGGTACTTGGACATGAGCAGCAGCCCCCACCTCAGTGTGGTGGCCGTGGTCTCGGTCCCGGCGGCGAACAGGTGCAGGACGGTCATCAGCAGGTTGGTGTTGTGGAAGTGGCTGTCGGTGACGTTCGAGTCCTGCGGGGAGAGAGAGGACGTCACGTGACTTGCGGCGCCTCGCCATCcgttgtggtcatgtgaccacgggGATCCTCGCACTCACCTCCAGACTCTGCTTGCGCACCAGGAAGGCGTCGACAAAGCCGCGGCACAGGTGTGGGTTCAGTGTTTCCTCCAGCTGCCGGAAGGTTTGTAGGTTCTCCTGGATGTTGACGTCGTACAGCTGCCGGAACCGCCGGCGGTTGGCGAACCACTTCCCGAGCCACGGGAACAGGTTGTACACCTGCGGTAGAGATGCGTCACTTCCTGTCGCGCCCGAGACCAGCAAGAAGTCACCTGAACAGACGGGGACCCCAGCAGGAGGACGTTCTCGTTCAGTCGGGACACCATGGCCTGGAAGTGCGGGTCCTCGTAGTCGAACCTGTCGCCGTAGACCATGGAGCAGATGATGTTTGCAGTGGAGTAGTTCATGGGCAAGGTGGAGTCAAAGGCTCGACCTGGAAGCAGCAGATGCGTCAGAAGCAGCGGCACCACGTCAGCCGAGCCACACGTCAGACCTCCATGGCTCTGGAAGACTCGCATTAGGTGATGAGATTCCTCAATGATCTTGTCTTCGCACACCTTCCGGCCCATTCCAAAGTCCTTCAGGTTCATCAGCGAGAAACGCCTCATTTCCCTCCAGGAGTCCCCGTTGGTCCACAGGACACCTGACAccggggaggaggggggtcaGGTGAGGTCGCCagcgtgcgtgtgcgcgcgtgtgtatGTGTCACCGTGGCCCTGGTTGATCTCGTGCAGGATCTGGACCGAGTCTCTCTCTCCAAACTCCTCCGCGTGCTCCACCAGCGCCTCCTTCACCGTCTGGTACCCGGCCAGAACCACCACCTTCTTGGGTCCGAAGTGCACAGTGAAGACGGAACCAAAGTGGCGGGAAAACTGCAGGAGCAGTGGAGGCGGGTGAGCCAAGCGTCCGGACCTGAGCCTGGGTCACACTCACCTCCAGCAGGCTGCAGTCCGGCCTGCTcaggtccagctgcagcaggttcCCCAGTAGGGGCAGCGCTCTCGGCCCGGGAGGTTCTCTCCTCTCATCCTGAGGTCCGGACCGGGTGGAGATGAAGTAGACCAGGACCAGAACCAGCAGAGTCCCCAGCAGAGACGCCGAGCAGAACGACTGCAGCAGAACCTCCAGCGCAGACATGGTTCTGACATGAAACTCTGTCACTCTGCTGCTGAAATGCCAAACCAAAGTCCAACCCAGTTGACACGTCCTGGCAGATAGGTAGATAGCTCCAAACCTGTCAGACCGGTAAATCCAGTTGATGGTTTTACAAATTTATGGAGCTCCCTGACTCAGAAGAACCGGGACAAAGTTCACTGGGGCTTTTGTCCTGCTGGTGCCGGTCAGCTCCAGGTCTGGTGTCTGGGTTAACCATTGCCAGTCGCCAGTCTCAGATCCTGTCTCTTTCACGCTTGTAAGAACCCTTCACTTccacgaacaaacaaaaacgcAGACAACCAGCAACGCTGCTCATTCCCTTTATTTCAGTGGCGCAACATGAACAGCAGGGGGTGTCAGCACAGCTGCCGGGCGCAGAGCGTGTGATGCTGGGGACTGAGGAAGGGCAGCTGCCGCGGACTcaggtccagctgctcctccgaGACACCGGGGGGCGGCGTGAAGCGGAACTGCTGCagcagggaggtgaagaagatgaagaggatggactTGGCCAGGTGCTGCCCGGCGCAGCCCCTCTGACCTGGGAGGACACGGGGTGATGTCACAGCGGCAACGATGTCACAGCTCAAGGGTGTCTCACCTGCAGAAAAGGGAAGGAAGGCTTCGCGCAGCACGAACCTCCCGTCCGGGTCCAGGAAGTGGGCGGGGTTGAAGCTGTGGGGCGTGTCCCATTGGTGAGGGTCGAAGTGTGCCGAGGTCAGCAGCGGGATCACGGTTGTGCCCTGGACACGGACACAGTCAAGGTCAGTCCTGCATCACCCACTGGTGATtcactgctcctcctgtctccctgctcctcctgtctctctgccccccgtctctctgctcctcctgtctctctctctgctcctcctgtctccctgctcctcctgtctctctctctactccccctgtctccctgctcctcctgtctctctgccccccgtctctctgctcctcctgtctctctctctgctcctcctgtctccctgctcctcctgtctctctctctgctccccctgtctccctgctcctcctgtctctctgccccccgtctctctgctcctactgtctctctctctgctccccctgctcctcctgtctctctctcagctcctcctgtcttcctgctcctcctgtctctctctctgctccccttgtctccctgctcctcctgtctctctgccccccgtctctctgctcctactgtctctctctctgctccccctgctcctcctgtctctctctcagctcctcctgtcttcctgctcctcctgtctctctctctgctccccctgtctccctgctcctcctgtctctctgccccccgtctctctgctcctactgtctctctctctgctccccctgtctccctgctcctcctgtctctctctcagctcctcctgtctccctgctcctcctgtctctctctctgctcctcccgtctctctctctgctccccctgtctccctgctcctcctgtctctctctctgctcctcttgtctccctgctcctcctgtctctctctcagctcctcctgtctccctgctcctcctgtctctctctctgctccccctgtctccctgctcctcctgtctctctctctctgctcctcttgtctccctactcctcctgtctctctctctgctccccctgtctccctgcttctcctgtctctctctctgctcctcctgtctccctctctctgctcctcctgtcactctttcagctcctcctgtctccctgctcctcctgtctctctctctgctcctcctgtctctctctcagctcctcctgtctctctgctcctcctgtttctctctctctgctcctcctgtctctctctcagctcctcctgtctctctgctcctcctgtctctctctctctgctcctcctgtctctctctctgctccccctgtctccctgctcctcctgtctctctctcagctcctcctgtctccctgctcctcctgtctctctctctgctccccctgtctccctgctcctcctgtctctctctctgctccccctgtctccctgctcctcctgtctctctctcagctcctcctgtctccctgctcctcctgtctctctctctgctcctcccgtctctctctctgctccccctgtctccctgctcctcctgtctctctctctgctcctcttgtctccctgctcctcctgtctctctctcagctcctcctgtctccctgctcctcctgtctctctctctgctcctcctgtctctctctcagctcctcccgtctctctctctgctcctcttgtctccctgctcctcctgtctctctctcagctcctcctgtctccctgctcctcctgtctctctctctgctccccctgtctccctgctcctcctgtctctctctcagctcctcctctctctctgctcctcctgtctctctctcagcttctcctgtctccctgctcctcctgtctctctctctgctcctcctgtctctctctcagctcctcctgtctccctgctcctcctgtatctctctctgctcctcctgtctctctctcagctcctcctgtctccctgctcctcctgtctctctctctgctcctcttgtctctctctctgctcctgctgtcttcctgctcctcctgtctctctctctgctcctcttgtctcgctgctcctcctgtctctctctctgctcctcttatctccctgcttctcctgtctctctctctgctcctcctgtctccctctctctgctcctcctgtcactctttcagctcctcctgtctccctgctcctcctgtctctctctctgctcctcttgtctccctgctcctcctgtctctctctctgctcctcttatctccctgcttctcctgtctctctctctgctcctcccgtctccctctctctgctcctcctgtctccctgctcctcctgtttctctctctctgctcctcctgtctctctgctcctcttgtcACTCTTTCTctgttcctcctgtctctctctcagctcctcctgtctccctgctcctcctgtctctctctctctgctcctcctgtctctctctcagctcctcctgtctctctgctcctcctgtctctctctctgctcctcttgtctctctttctctgttcctcctgtctctctctcagctcctcctgtctccctgctcctcctgtttctctctctctgctcctcctgtctctctgctcctcttgtctctctttctctgttcctcctgtctctctctcagctcctcctgtctccctgctcctcctgtctctctctctgctcctcctgtctctctctctgctcctcctgtttctctctctctgctcctcctgtctctctctcagctcctcctgtctctctgctcctcctgtctctctctctctgctcctcctgtctctctctctgctccccctgtctccctgctcctcctgtctctctctcagctcctcctgtctccctgctcctcctgtctctctctctgctccccctgtctccctgctcctcctgtctctctgccccccgtctctctgctcctactgtctctctctctgctccccctgtctccctgctcctcctgtctctctctcagctcctcctgtctccctgctcctcctgtctctctctctgctcctcccgtctctctctctgctccccctgtctccctgctcctcctgtctctctctctgctcctcttgtctccctgctcctcctgtctctctctcagctcctcctgtctccctgctcctcctgtctctctctctgctccccctgtctccctgctcctcctgtctctctctctctgctcctcttgtctccctactcctcctgtctctctctctgctccccctgtctccctgcttctcctgtctctctctctgctcctcctgtctccctctctctgctcctcctgtcactctttcagctcctcctgtctccctgctcctcctgtctctctctctgctcctcctgtctctctctcagctcctcctgtctctctgctcctcctgtttctctctctctgctcctcctgtctctctctcagctcctcctgtctctctgctcctcctgtctctctctctctgctcctcctgtctctctctctgctccccctgtctccctgctcctcctgtctctctctcagctcctcctgtctccctgctcctcctgtctctctctctgctccccctgtctccctgctcctcctgtctctctctctgctccccctgtctccctgctcctcctgtctctctctcagctcctcctgtctccctgctcctcctgtctctctctctgctcctcccgtctctctctctgctccccctgtctccctgctcctcctgtctctctctctgctcctcttgtctccctgctcctcctgtctctctctcagctcctcctgtctccctgctcctcctgtctctctctctgctcctcctgtctctctctctgctcctcctgtctctctctcagctcctcctgtctccctgctcctcctgtctctctctctgctcctcctgtttctctctctcagctcctcctgtctccctgctcctcctgtctctctctctgctcctcccgtctctctctctgctccccctgtctccctgctcctcctgtctctctctctgctcctcttgtctccctgctcctcctgtctctctctcagctcctcctgtctccctgctcctcctgtctctctctctgctcctcctgtctctctctctactcctcctgtctctctctcagctcctcctgtctctctgctcctcctgtctctctttgACAGCACAGGCAGAAGTCGAGAGCAAACCACCACATGGGTCTCGGCTGACCTTCTCAATGATGTGACCTTGAAAGGTGACGTCCCGACTGGTTCTGTGTGGGACACTGATGGGAGCGATGTTGGCAAACCTCTGTGTCTCGTGGATGACGGCATTGCTCAGGGGCAGGTTGATGCGGTCCTGCAGCCGGACCTGACGACCCCCAGTCACGGAGCTGAGCTCCTGCTGGACCTGGTCTGAGAGGGTCTGGAGGTCACAGGTGCTGCTCCCCTCAGGTGTGGTGGACCTGCTCTGTCTTACCCTGGATGTGCGGGAACTTGGCCATGAACAGCAGAGCCCACCTCAGCGTGGTCCCTGTGGCATCGGTTCCAGCTCCAATCAGGTTCTGCACCGTGGCGTTGAGGTTCTCGTCGTGGTAGTGGCTGTCAGTGTCGCCGGAGTCCTGCCGGGGAGAGGACCCAGAAGGTGAAGTGGCTTCAGCGCAGAAGGGCAGGTCACAAACCTCCAGGTTTTTCTTCTTGATCAGAAAGGCATCGACCAAACTGCGGCTGATCTGCGGCTCCAGCGAGTCCCTCAGAGGCGCCAGCAGCTCCACACACTGCTCCTGGTTCTGCTTGCAGATGTCCAGAAGCTCCTGCCTGTTCCTGATCCACTTCCCCAGACTCGGCAACAGATTGTACAACTGCCAAGGAAGCAGTTGCCGTTTAGACTTGCCGCAAACCTACCGCAGCTGCCCGTACCTGCAGAGACGGAGACCCCGCCAGCAGGGGGACCTGTCTGTAGCGCTCCACCATGGTGGCGAACTGGGGATCGTCGTATTGGAACCGGCGGCCCAGCACCACCAAACAAATGGCGTTGCATGCGGCGAGGGTCAGCGGCCCGGCTGTTTGGAAGGGTTCTCCTGCAAGTCCACGGAAGAGTGGAGGTCAGAGAGGTGTGAGTCCAGAGGGAGCAGCTGCTCTTCTCACCACCCAGCTCCCTGATggcagccaccagctgctgACTTTCCTCCAGGATCCTCTCCTCACACGCCGTGGGCCCGGCGCCAAAGTCCTGCAGGGCGGCCACGCAGAAGCCTTTCATCTCCCGCCAGGACGGCCCGTTGGGCCACACGACTCCTGAGGGACCAACGTCATTCTCCTGCTCACCTTCAGTGAAGGGATCACTCACCATGGCCTTGGCTTATCTCCTGCATGATCCGCGGAGCATCTCTATGCCCGAACTCCTCGCCGTGGTCCACCAGGGCCTCCTGCAGGGTCTGCACACCGGCCAGAACCACCACCTTTTTGGGACCCAGGAGGATCTGGAACACCGAGCCAAACTCCTTGTGAAGCTGAAATCCAACAAAGAGCATGAGAACCTGGAGCTGCAGCAAGGTCTCCCTCATGAGGTCTCACCTTCATCATGGTGTTCTGAGGTCCCTTcaggtccagctgcagcaggttgCCCAGCAGGGGTAGTGGCCTTGGACCGGGCGGCTCCCGCTTTTTAGTCTTGGACCAGGACCATGGTGAGAGGTAGACCAGGAGCAGGGCCAGCAGGGCGCCGACGAGCGAGACTGAGGTCAGTGACCCCAGCAGAGTGTCCATGGTCGAAGGTGCTGCCTCTTCAGAGTCTCTTCTTGTTCTGATTAGCTCCACGGAGGCAGGCTCGCTGTGCTACCGGACCTGTTCAGACCCGTCGGGTTGCCTGGTCTCAGGTGTTTCCTCAGGTGACTGACACACCAGGAAACCAGCCCAACCAGCTGGAGGAGCTAAAGCGGGCGTGTCTTCATGTTTACACTTGAATATGGTGAGACTGAAGCGAGGCTCAGATGGATCCGGATGCTGTCAGCGGTGGGCACCTCGCCCTGCACTGGCACCGGTGCATGTCTGCTGCCAGGACACTGCAGGTGGCGGtgtgaggaggagctgaagccTCCAACATGGCTTGTGTAACACGCTgttcctccgtctcctcctgtttctctctctgctcctcctgctgctcctgtctCTCCGTTCCTCccgtctctctgctcctcctgtctctctctctgttcctcctgtctatctgttcctcctgtctctccGTTCCTCccgtctctctgctcctcctgtctctctctctgttcctcctgtctatctgttcctcctgtctctccGTTCCTCccgtctctctgctcctcctgtctctctgttcctcctgtctctctgctcctcctgtctctctctctgctcctcctgtctccctgctcctcctgtctctctctgctcctcctgtctctctctctgctcctcctgtctccctgctcctcctgtctctctctgctcctcctgtctctctgctcctcctgtctctctctgctcctcctgtctccctgctcctcctgtctctctgttcctcctgtctctctgctcctcttgtctCCCAGctcctcccgtctctctctgttcctcctgtctctctctctgctcctcctgtctctctgttCCTCCTGTCTCCTGTGGAACTCGGCCTGGTTGGCAGACAGTTTCCCAATCAGTGGGAAGAAGTCCAGGAGCTGAAGAGTGAAGCCAGCTGAGTGAGACAGCACCTGTCCGGCCGCCACAAGGAACAACTCACTTGTATGGACGGCGTCCCCGCCATCTGGATGTTCTGGCTGAGGTGGTTCATCACGGCGGGTCGTCGTACTCGAACCTCCTGCCGTAGACCATTTAGCAAATGATGTTGGACCCGCCATAGTTGATGGGTTGGGTGTTGTCGAAGGGTTCTTCTGCGAAGGAGCACGCGACGTGCCGTGTGACAAGAGTCAGGTGGCCAGGGAGACGCAAGCTCCTGAAGACCCGGACCAGGTTCTAACACTCCTCCACGATCTTGTCCTCGCATGCCTTCCAACCCATGCCGAAGTCTCGCAGGTTGGCCAGAGCGAAGCGCCGCATTTCTTGGCACGAGTCCCCGTTCGACCACACCACGCCTGCGAGGGGGACAAGACTCGGTCACGAGGGTGAAGGTCTGGAGACCAGCAGCATGCGCGTCACATGACGCGTCAGGTGCCACCTGCTGGGCAGTCACGACACCACGTCTGTGTTCTGACCGTGGCCTCAGTTGGTCTCCATCCCCACCGTGATCGGGTCTCTCTCTCCAAACTCCTCCGCGTGCGCCACCAGCACCTCCTTCACCGTCTGGTACCCGGCTAGAACCACCACC
This window of the Synchiropus splendidus isolate RoL2022-P1 chromosome 12, RoL_Sspl_1.0, whole genome shotgun sequence genome carries:
- the LOC128768780 gene encoding cytochrome P450 2K1-like isoform X1; translated protein: MSALEVLLQSFCSASLLGTLLVLVLVYFISTRSGPQDERREPPGPRALPLLGNLLQLDLSRPDCSLLEFSRHFGSVFTVHFGPKKVVVLAGYQTVKEALVEHAEEFGERDSVQILHEINQGHGVLWTNGDSWREMRRFSLMNLKDFGMGRKVCEDKIIEESHHLMRVFQSHGGLTCGSADVVPLLLTHLLLPGRAFDSTLPMNYSTANIICSMVYGDRFDYEDPHFQAMVSRLNENVLLLGSPSVQVYNLFPWLGKWFANRRRFRQLYDVNIQENLQTFRQLEETLNPHLCRGFVDAFLVRKQSLEDSNVTDSHFHNTNLLMTVLHLFAAGTETTATTLRWGLLLMSKYPAIQQRVHQELSAVVGRRQIQVEDRKNLPYTDAVIHEIQRFANIIPLSLPHRTSRDVTFQGHFIRKGTTVYPLLTSVLYDPSQWETPDSFNPRHFLDNQGRFVKRDAFLPFSAGRRVCLGESLARMELFIFFTSLLQSFRFSPPPGVSEEELDLSPRVGFTRNPRAHQLCAVPRE
- the LOC128768780 gene encoding cytochrome P450 2K1-like isoform X2 yields the protein MSALEVLLQSFCSASLLGTLLVLVLVYFISTRSGPQDERREPPGPRALPLLGNLLQLDLSRPDCSLLEFSRHFGSVFTVHFGPKKVVVLAGYQTVKEALVEHAEEFGERDSVQILHEINQGHGVLWTNGDSWREMRRFSLMNLKDFGMGRKVCEDKIIEESHHLMRVFQSHGGRAFDSTLPMNYSTANIICSMVYGDRFDYEDPHFQAMVSRLNENVLLLGSPSVQVYNLFPWLGKWFANRRRFRQLYDVNIQENLQTFRQLEETLNPHLCRGFVDAFLVRKQSLEDSNVTDSHFHNTNLLMTVLHLFAAGTETTATTLRWGLLLMSKYPAIQQRVHQELSAVVGRRQIQVEDRKNLPYTDAVIHEIQRFANIIPLSLPHRTSRDVTFQGHFIRKGTTVYPLLTSVLYDPSQWETPDSFNPRHFLDNQGRFVKRDAFLPFSAGRRVCLGESLARMELFIFFTSLLQSFRFSPPPGVSEEELDLSPRVGFTRNPRAHQLCAVPRE
- the LOC128768783 gene encoding cytochrome P450 2K1-like isoform X2, which produces MDTLLGSLTSVSLVGALLALLLVYLSPWSWSKTKKREPPGPRPLPLLGNLLQLDLKGPQNTMMKLHKEFGSVFQILLGPKKVVVLAGVQTLQEALVDHGEEFGHRDAPRIMQEISQGHGVVWPNGPSWREMKGFCVAALQDFGAGPTACEERILEESQQLVAAIRELGGEPFQTAGPLTLAACNAICLVVLGRRFQYDDPQFATMVERYRQVPLLAGSPSLQLYNLLPSLGKWIRNRQELLDICKQNQEQCVELLAPLRDSLEPQISRSLVDAFLIKKKNLEDSGDTDSHYHDENLNATVQNLIGAGTDATGTTLRWALLFMAKFPHIQDQVQQELSSVTGGRQVRLQDRINLPLSNAVIHETQRFANIAPISVPHRTSRDVTFQGHIIEKGTTVIPLLTSAHFDPHQWDTPHSFNPAHFLDPDGRFVLREAFLPFSAGQRGCAGQHLAKSILFIFFTSLLQQFRFTPPPGVSEEQLDLSPRQLPFLSPQHHTLCARQLC
- the LOC128768783 gene encoding cytochrome P450 2K1-like isoform X1 — translated: MDTLLGSLTSVSLVGALLALLLVYLSPWSWSKTKKREPPGPRPLPLLGNLLQLDLKGPQNTMMKLHKEFGSVFQILLGPKKVVVLAGVQTLQEALVDHGEEFGHRDAPRIMQEISQGHGVVWPNGPSWREMKGFCVAALQDFGAGPTACEERILEESQQLVAAIRELGGEPFQTAGPLTLAACNAICLVVLGRRFQYDDPQFATMVERYRQVPLLAGSPSLQLYNLLPSLGKWIRNRQELLDICKQNQEQCVELLAPLRDSLEPQISRSLVDAFLIKKKNLEQDSGDTDSHYHDENLNATVQNLIGAGTDATGTTLRWALLFMAKFPHIQDQVQQELSSVTGGRQVRLQDRINLPLSNAVIHETQRFANIAPISVPHRTSRDVTFQGHIIEKGTTVIPLLTSAHFDPHQWDTPHSFNPAHFLDPDGRFVLREAFLPFSAGQRGCAGQHLAKSILFIFFTSLLQQFRFTPPPGVSEEQLDLSPRQLPFLSPQHHTLCARQLC